A genomic window from Acinetobacter lwoffii includes:
- a CDS encoding class I SAM-dependent methyltransferase produces the protein MIMPIRQFQAQRMHAPRDFQSISPEPVCVEVGAGKGKHALLFSKNNPDTQLIAIERTREKFLAMQKQHAVEGQTNLQTVHADALPWIVHALYPQQVEQFFILYPNPEPHNPAQRWVNMPFFEFLLSRVKTGGTITLASNIPAYIEEAEIQVQELWKLPFVKEVIAADSARTHFEIKYLERGELCQQLIISKPETYVTRFDDFQPLQGQNATVSE, from the coding sequence CTGATTATGCCGATTCGTCAATTTCAAGCACAGCGTATGCATGCGCCCCGTGATTTTCAAAGCATCAGTCCTGAACCGGTCTGCGTTGAAGTGGGAGCGGGTAAAGGTAAACATGCCTTGTTATTCAGCAAGAACAATCCCGACACTCAACTGATTGCAATTGAACGTACCCGTGAAAAATTTCTGGCGATGCAAAAACAGCATGCTGTTGAGGGTCAAACTAATTTACAAACCGTTCATGCCGATGCTTTACCGTGGATCGTGCATGCACTGTATCCGCAGCAGGTAGAACAATTCTTTATTTTATATCCAAATCCTGAACCGCATAATCCGGCACAGCGCTGGGTCAATATGCCATTTTTTGAGTTTCTGCTTTCCCGCGTGAAAACCGGTGGAACGATTACGCTGGCCAGTAATATTCCTGCCTATATCGAAGAAGCAGAAATACAGGTACAAGAGCTCTGGAAGCTACCTTTTGTCAAAGAAGTGATTGCTGCAGATTCGGCGCGTACCCATTTTGAAATTAAATATCTGGAGCGCGGTGAACTATGCCAGCAACTGATCATCAGCAAGCCTGAAACTTATGTGACACGTTTTGATGATTTCCAGCCTTTGCAAGGGCAGAATGCCACCGTCTCGGAATAA
- a CDS encoding TIGR03862 family flavoprotein: MSKRIAIVGAGPAGLMAAEVLSQFDYELHVYEQKPSAARKFLMAGKTGLNISHAEPVPQFVQRYDQVEWLSPWIKRWDALWIQDWMKQLGIEPYIGSSGRVFPTEMKAAPLLRAWLKRLANHGVQFHYRHKVSQLQQQQLELHDLKNNEHRTEHFDAIILACGAVSWSELGSDGAWQAWLKPDEIEPFQASNAGVEYPWSRFMQPVFGQPLKRVEAWLGQGEKTVGDIVISHYGLESGLIYKQGRGLREQLKQGQPMQLHLDLFPNQSMEQLAQKLQPSKKQSLTNVWRKAGLDGAKAALVRELVAKAVWQDAAELAKKIKHLTLPLTGFRPIEEAISCAGGVKREVLSEQLQLKSNPHVFLCGEMLDWDAPTGGYLLTACFATGRAVGEGVHQFLTAD; encoded by the coding sequence ATGAGCAAACGCATTGCTATTGTGGGCGCAGGCCCCGCAGGCTTAATGGCAGCAGAAGTGCTCAGTCAGTTTGATTATGAGCTGCATGTTTATGAGCAAAAACCGTCTGCTGCGCGTAAATTCCTGATGGCAGGCAAAACCGGTCTGAATATTTCCCATGCCGAGCCTGTGCCACAGTTTGTACAACGTTATGATCAGGTGGAGTGGTTGTCACCTTGGATCAAACGCTGGGATGCGCTCTGGATTCAAGACTGGATGAAACAGCTCGGTATTGAGCCTTATATCGGTTCGTCTGGCCGGGTATTTCCCACAGAGATGAAAGCCGCGCCTTTACTGCGTGCCTGGCTCAAGCGGTTGGCCAATCATGGTGTCCAGTTTCATTACCGGCATAAAGTCAGCCAGTTGCAGCAGCAACAACTTGAGCTGCATGATCTGAAAAATAATGAACATCGCACTGAACACTTTGATGCCATTATTCTGGCTTGTGGCGCAGTGTCCTGGTCAGAGTTGGGTAGTGATGGGGCATGGCAAGCTTGGTTAAAGCCGGACGAAATTGAGCCATTTCAAGCCAGTAATGCCGGGGTGGAATATCCGTGGTCTCGGTTTATGCAACCGGTCTTTGGTCAACCTTTAAAGCGGGTTGAGGCATGGTTAGGGCAAGGTGAAAAGACCGTTGGCGATATCGTAATTAGCCATTACGGTCTGGAAAGTGGCCTGATCTATAAGCAGGGTCGGGGTTTACGCGAGCAACTAAAACAGGGGCAGCCGATGCAGCTGCATCTGGACCTCTTCCCAAATCAAAGCATGGAACAGCTTGCGCAAAAATTACAGCCAAGTAAGAAGCAGTCTTTAACTAATGTCTGGCGTAAAGCTGGATTGGACGGTGCCAAGGCGGCCTTAGTACGGGAATTGGTAGCCAAAGCGGTATGGCAAGATGCTGCTGAATTAGCCAAAAAAATTAAACATTTGACCCTTCCACTCACAGGTTTTCGCCCGATTGAAGAGGCGATTAGCTGTGCAGGTGGTGTCAAGCGTGAAGTGTTGTCAGAACAGCTACAATTGAAATCTAACCCACATGTATTTCTTTGCGGAGAAATGCTGGACTGGGATGCACCGACCGGCGGTTATCTACTGACAGCCTGTTTTGCCACAGGGCGTGCAGTGGGTGAAGGTGTGCATCAGTTTCTGACAGCAGATTAA